From a region of the Paenibacillus sp. FSL R10-2734 genome:
- a CDS encoding pectin acetylesterase-family hydrolase, protein MRRMGKITIFTGIGLLSLVLIAILAISAFVIKRPATATPVITEVKPYEWNKVNLDGNVISSDGSEYFLWNKKGKTNNWIIFFSGGGASWDAQSAAHPIKLMNFIKGGDTGNYFPNIPFYMLTLLRGMMDTDNPVNPFHGWNVVYLPYSTGDFHIGNRTVDYKKGDGSTFTMRYNGSNNVRSSLDWIYANVDKPDKLLIAGESAGGFGSAFWAPEIASHYKDSEIFQYSDSSFLKSDKWPNVVNKEWHADFVKNFGYTPEADIIGAAFKANGHLLPADAVILQSYSVFDEILIHFQNNINDYKGPRDQRIINEWSQEMRHSVSSLAGTLPNYYYYLTDHGLNAKTGTTPHTFATRETFFQAEQDGVKLLKWLSDAVNRQKPYSVGSKFLKTSVPAQK, encoded by the coding sequence ATGAGAAGAATGGGGAAAATCACGATATTCACAGGTATTGGATTATTGAGCCTTGTTTTGATCGCTATTCTTGCGATCAGCGCTTTTGTGATCAAGAGACCGGCGACCGCCACTCCCGTAATCACGGAAGTGAAGCCTTACGAGTGGAATAAAGTCAATCTGGACGGAAATGTCATTTCAAGTGATGGATCAGAGTATTTTCTCTGGAATAAAAAGGGCAAAACTAATAACTGGATCATCTTCTTTTCCGGGGGCGGGGCCAGTTGGGATGCCCAAAGCGCCGCACACCCAATCAAGCTCATGAACTTCATTAAAGGTGGAGATACAGGCAACTATTTCCCTAACATCCCCTTCTATATGCTGACATTGCTGAGAGGCATGATGGATACGGATAACCCTGTCAATCCCTTTCATGGCTGGAATGTAGTCTACCTTCCCTATTCGACGGGTGATTTCCATATCGGTAACCGTACTGTTGATTATAAAAAAGGTGACGGCAGCACCTTTACAATGCGTTATAACGGCAGCAATAATGTGCGAAGCAGCCTCGATTGGATCTATGCCAACGTGGATAAGCCCGACAAACTGCTGATTGCAGGTGAAAGTGCTGGTGGATTCGGGTCCGCCTTCTGGGCTCCTGAAATCGCCTCTCATTACAAAGACTCCGAGATCTTCCAATATTCAGATAGCTCCTTCCTGAAATCAGACAAGTGGCCAAATGTTGTGAATAAGGAATGGCATGCGGACTTCGTGAAGAACTTCGGATATACCCCAGAAGCGGATATCATCGGGGCAGCTTTTAAAGCAAACGGTCATCTACTGCCTGCGGATGCGGTAATATTGCAATCCTACTCGGTATTTGACGAGATTCTGATCCATTTTCAGAACAATATCAACGATTACAAGGGACCAAGGGATCAACGCATCATTAATGAATGGTCACAGGAAATGCGGCATTCTGTATCTTCTTTGGCTGGCACTCTACCTAATTACTATTACTATCTGACCGACCATGGGCTAAATGCTAAGACGGGTACAACTCCGCACACTTTTGCAACCAGAGAGACCTTTTTTCAGGCTGAACAAGATGGTGTGAAGCTTCTGAAATGGCTCAGTGACGCGGTCAACCGTCAGAAACCCTATTCAGTAGGCAGTAAGTTCCTCAAGACGTCGGTGCCAGCTCAGAAATAG
- a CDS encoding helix-turn-helix domain-containing protein, with amino-acid sequence MNLREKQMQMTREIIKDTALSLFCAQGIERTDMAQIAEQAGISRRTLYHHYKDKEELAAQIYVLNLERMFGQLLFDFDFEQPVHSLENILDQYLALRDHQESLIYYDAIFGVYYSTLSKNPTELPDFKKAMEGWYSRLILLETIPLAPEEKNKWLDILQKSTHLFFMYLQKAVIITHQRGGVVTEEDRATDRQFKDFIMHGVRVRHSQDYKTL; translated from the coding sequence ATGAATTTGCGTGAAAAGCAGATGCAAATGACGAGGGAGATCATTAAAGATACAGCGCTTAGTTTGTTCTGTGCTCAAGGTATTGAGCGCACGGATATGGCTCAGATTGCGGAACAAGCCGGTATCTCCCGGCGCACTTTGTATCATCATTATAAGGACAAAGAAGAATTAGCCGCTCAAATCTATGTCCTGAACCTGGAGCGGATGTTTGGACAGCTGCTGTTTGATTTTGATTTTGAACAGCCGGTACATTCACTGGAGAACATTCTGGATCAATATTTGGCGCTAAGAGATCATCAGGAGTCACTAATTTATTATGATGCCATTTTTGGAGTTTACTACAGCACCCTTTCTAAGAATCCCACGGAACTGCCTGATTTTAAAAAGGCCATGGAAGGCTGGTATTCGCGGCTTATACTGCTTGAGACAATACCACTGGCTCCGGAAGAGAAAAATAAGTGGCTGGACATTCTGCAGAAGTCCACCCACCTGTTTTTCATGTATTTACAAAAAGCGGTTATTATTACTCATCAGCGGGGCGGTGTAGTTACGGAGGAAGACCGGGCAACGGACCGACAATTCAAAGATTTCATCATGCATGGCGTACGGGTACGGCATTCCCAGGATTACAAAACCCTTTAA
- the sbnA gene encoding 2,3-diaminopropionate biosynthesis protein SbnA, giving the protein MMLLDKLQGKVLEVIEVFPWYKALIGAEKTNYSIQDLPLMTSEILETHYYTESMDPSLAVYRTSGTSSGRRKAILYSEEDEKHYLDIKTKLFGELIVGSGCTKALADMGTGHAANTALSIFEQLGLENRSIPFELPIEQHIEQLQAFKPDLLYTMPSILDHIVQATGNPRAFGIRKIILVGEIASLEWQRSMARLFGLEPRDIIDTYGSIEIGTIAYYSHDLRRYILVDGVFAEGVRTQEIGEDLRPLGEDESVLVLTSTVRKLLPAIRFVTYDVVRDFRPVMIGGVEKQSFSSIVKRVGRELKHGEKISLYDIEQVIYRHIEDAIIRVKVRNNALTVYIKSKSADKAIVPAIREEIRECIPEIGMMIRNHLLDDIEVIIVAKDEPMDSGKVKNKKLYYHNDKDRVEVAFNDGILSTIGNTPLIKLKSLFHKSEIEVYAKMELLNPGGSAKDRPALRMIHEAWKEGIIGPGTTVIESSSGNMAISLAMICKYLGMRFISVIDPRTTETNLQILKALDATIDYVALPDPETGEFLPARLKRVQQLLAEIPGSYWPNQYANANNYLAHYHTTMKEIMTALGRVDYLFCSVSTCGTIRGLAEYARDHGLQTKIVAVDAEGSAIFGGNKGIRRFPGLGAGIVPPFCRSDLIDRIVHVSDLDIVKGCRILAQNESILAGASSGGIIAAVKQMEQELTPGSVCAVILHDKGERYLDTVYSDSWTQSQFGQEFVAAGSDASEI; this is encoded by the coding sequence ATGATGCTGCTCGACAAATTACAGGGTAAGGTGCTTGAAGTAATCGAAGTATTTCCTTGGTACAAGGCGCTAATTGGCGCTGAAAAAACGAATTATAGCATACAGGACCTTCCTCTTATGACGTCGGAAATTCTTGAAACCCATTATTATACTGAGTCCATGGATCCTTCTCTGGCCGTGTACAGGACATCGGGTACAAGCTCGGGACGTCGAAAAGCCATACTTTACTCTGAGGAAGACGAAAAGCACTACTTGGATATTAAAACAAAACTGTTCGGTGAGCTTATCGTCGGCAGTGGATGCACTAAAGCTTTGGCGGATATGGGTACTGGGCATGCAGCGAATACGGCGCTGTCCATTTTTGAACAGTTAGGATTGGAAAATCGTTCAATCCCCTTTGAATTGCCGATCGAACAGCATATTGAGCAGCTTCAAGCGTTTAAGCCTGACCTGCTATACACAATGCCCTCCATCCTTGATCATATCGTACAGGCTACCGGAAATCCGCGCGCATTCGGAATCCGCAAGATCATTCTGGTCGGGGAAATCGCTTCACTGGAGTGGCAGCGGAGTATGGCTCGTCTGTTCGGTCTTGAACCGCGCGATATTATTGACACGTATGGCTCCATTGAAATCGGCACAATTGCTTATTACTCTCATGATCTTCGGAGGTATATTCTTGTCGATGGAGTGTTTGCTGAAGGAGTCAGGACGCAGGAGATAGGTGAGGACTTGAGACCTCTGGGGGAAGACGAAAGTGTGCTTGTTCTTACCTCAACTGTCCGCAAGTTGCTGCCAGCTATTCGTTTCGTTACCTATGATGTTGTAAGGGACTTCAGGCCGGTGATGATCGGCGGTGTAGAAAAGCAGAGCTTTAGCTCCATAGTCAAACGAGTGGGCCGGGAATTGAAGCACGGGGAGAAAATCAGTCTGTACGATATCGAGCAGGTTATATACCGTCATATAGAAGATGCGATCATCCGGGTCAAAGTAAGAAACAATGCGCTGACCGTTTATATCAAAAGTAAGTCGGCGGATAAGGCCATTGTTCCGGCGATCAGGGAGGAAATTAGGGAGTGCATTCCAGAAATCGGCATGATGATTCGAAACCATCTGCTAGATGACATTGAAGTTATTATAGTAGCCAAAGACGAGCCGATGGATAGTGGAAAGGTTAAGAACAAGAAGCTTTATTATCATAATGACAAAGATCGGGTAGAGGTGGCCTTCAATGACGGCATTTTGTCGACCATCGGAAATACACCCTTAATTAAGCTGAAGAGCCTGTTCCACAAAAGTGAGATTGAGGTCTACGCGAAGATGGAGCTGCTGAACCCTGGAGGAAGCGCGAAGGACCGTCCCGCCCTGCGGATGATCCATGAGGCTTGGAAGGAAGGCATAATAGGTCCGGGAACTACCGTCATTGAATCGAGCTCTGGAAATATGGCGATCAGCTTGGCAATGATTTGTAAGTATTTAGGGATGCGTTTTATTAGCGTTATCGACCCTAGAACAACGGAAACAAATCTGCAAATCCTGAAGGCATTGGATGCAACAATCGATTATGTCGCCCTTCCAGATCCCGAAACAGGGGAGTTTCTTCCTGCTAGACTGAAACGTGTACAGCAGTTATTGGCGGAAATACCGGGCAGCTACTGGCCGAATCAGTATGCGAACGCAAATAATTATCTAGCCCACTACCATACGACAATGAAAGAAATCATGACTGCACTTGGCCGAGTGGATTATTTGTTTTGCAGCGTTAGTACATGCGGCACCATTCGGGGTCTCGCGGAATACGCAAGAGATCACGGACTTCAAACCAAGATTGTGGCGGTTGACGCAGAGGGAAGCGCCATTTTTGGCGGAAATAAAGGCATTCGGCGATTCCCAGGACTGGGTGCCGGCATCGTGCCACCCTTCTGCAGATCAGATCTAATCGATCGTATCGTACATGTCTCGGACTTAGATATCGTAAAAGGCTGCCGGATACTGGCGCAGAACGAATCCATTCTGGCCGGCGCATCTTCCGGTGGGATCATTGCAGCCGTTAAGCAGATGGAGCAAGAATTGACTCCGGGATCTGTCTGCGCGGTCATTCTGCATGATAAAGGGGAACGCTACCTCGATACCGTATACTCTGACTCATGGACTCAGAGCCAGTTCGGACAGGAGTTTGTGGCTGCAGGCAGCGATGCCTCTGAGATATAA
- a CDS encoding 2,3-diaminopropionate biosynthesis protein SbnB, with protein MLYLNDRDIRAVGLDWSILVESIETAVSIIDSGDYAQPVKPYLRYKNPHNRIIAMPAYVGGNVNAVGLKWISSFPDNTQVGLPRAHSIIVLNDPSTGQPSAVLNSPLPSIVRTASISGLMIRYFMQARSLEKIHLGIIGWGPIGQYHAQMVTALYGERIERIRIYDIKEVDLSGFSALYRDRMEVAETWADVYQQSNIFITCTVSEHRYIDLPPEKGSLLLNVSLRDYKPEALASVKAIIVDDWDEVCRENTDIEQLHLEQGLTRADTRMITDVVLRDSLAEFVEDDPIFFCPMGMAVFDITTAVYYVNKARESGIGTELE; from the coding sequence ATGCTGTACTTGAATGACAGGGATATACGGGCAGTAGGGCTTGATTGGTCTATCCTTGTGGAGTCTATTGAAACTGCAGTGAGTATCATCGATTCAGGCGATTACGCGCAGCCGGTAAAGCCTTATCTAAGGTATAAGAATCCTCATAACCGGATCATTGCAATGCCCGCTTACGTAGGTGGAAACGTGAATGCAGTAGGGCTGAAGTGGATTTCCAGCTTTCCGGATAATACACAGGTCGGTCTTCCCCGCGCGCACAGCATCATTGTATTGAATGATCCCAGTACAGGCCAACCTTCAGCCGTCCTGAACTCTCCGCTACCCAGCATCGTAAGGACTGCTTCCATCAGCGGACTGATGATCCGTTACTTTATGCAGGCGCGTTCGCTGGAAAAGATTCATCTCGGTATTATTGGCTGGGGACCGATTGGACAGTATCATGCTCAAATGGTTACGGCTCTGTACGGAGAACGAATCGAACGTATCCGTATTTACGATATCAAGGAAGTAGATTTGTCAGGATTCTCAGCTCTTTATAGGGACAGGATGGAAGTGGCAGAGACTTGGGCGGACGTTTATCAGCAATCTAATATCTTCATCACCTGTACCGTATCAGAACATCGGTATATCGATCTTCCTCCTGAAAAAGGGAGTCTTCTGTTGAATGTTTCACTGCGTGATTATAAACCGGAGGCGTTAGCTTCGGTAAAAGCCATAATCGTCGACGATTGGGATGAAGTGTGCCGTGAGAATACTGATATCGAACAGCTTCATTTGGAACAGGGGCTAACACGCGCTGACACGCGAATGATTACCGATGTTGTCCTGCGAGACAGCCTAGCTGAATTCGTCGAAGATGATCCGATCTTCTTTTGCCCTATGGGTATGGCCGTCTTCGATATTACTACAGCGGTATATTATGTGAATAAAGCGAGGGAAAGTGGCATAGGGACTGAGCTGGAGTAA
- a CDS encoding YheC/YheD family protein, producing the protein MKEPIRRVSNKLTKTRVLVRSAEIKKHVPVTRKMDKNTLYNMLKKHKMVYIKPCCGSLGQGVMRVEQTSAQYSYQSGTHVHKFSDYDTAYRAIFRETQGKSYLVQKGIRLLVYDGRPLDIRVMVQRNPKGGWEATGFAGRVAHPRKVVTNGSQGGTIFPVDVLLEAYTSAENCNTLIQTMKQIGVKSAKQLSTAYPGLQEIGVDIALDRRLKPWILEVNTAPDPCPFTKLKDTRMIDRIVKYAKAYGRTYNLKCMKSKQGLV; encoded by the coding sequence ATGAAGGAGCCTATAAGGCGTGTATCCAATAAGCTGACGAAAACAAGGGTACTGGTTAGGAGCGCAGAGATAAAGAAACATGTCCCGGTTACGAGAAAAATGGATAAGAACACACTCTATAACATGCTGAAAAAGCATAAGATGGTGTACATTAAGCCATGCTGCGGATCCTTGGGACAGGGTGTGATGCGGGTTGAACAGACAAGCGCACAATACAGCTATCAATCCGGTACGCACGTACACAAATTTTCTGATTATGACACGGCTTATCGAGCAATCTTTCGAGAGACCCAGGGAAAGTCCTATTTGGTACAGAAAGGGATCAGGCTTTTGGTTTACGATGGCCGACCTTTGGATATCCGGGTAATGGTGCAAAGAAATCCTAAGGGTGGATGGGAAGCTACGGGGTTTGCAGGACGAGTGGCTCATCCTAGAAAAGTAGTTACAAACGGGAGCCAAGGGGGAACTATTTTTCCGGTAGATGTATTATTGGAAGCCTACACAAGTGCAGAAAATTGTAACACATTAATCCAGACCATGAAACAAATTGGAGTGAAGTCCGCCAAGCAGCTAAGCACTGCCTATCCAGGTCTCCAGGAAATCGGTGTGGATATTGCCTTGGACCGTCGTCTTAAACCATGGATTTTAGAAGTGAATACGGCTCCGGATCCGTGCCCATTTACTAAGCTAAAAGACACCCGTATGATTGACCGAATCGTCAAATATGCAAAAGCATATGGTCGCACATACAATCTTAAGTGCATGAAGTCAAAACAGGGTTTGGTGTAA